TCGCGCGTGCGGTGCCGCGGTCATCGCATCCGGCGGGTTGGGTTTGGTCTCGACCGCCGCGCATCCGCTCATTGCTGCGCTGCCTGAAGTGCTCGTCGCATGCGGGTTGTTCCTGCGCGAGCCTCACATCGCCTCTCTTGCCGACGGACTGTCACGGGAGTTCGGCGAGGTGCGGCCAGGCATGGCGGTGATGGGCAGCCGCATTGCAACGATCATCGCGTCTGCGGCCGTGCGCGCGTGGGTCGAAAACGGGTGCGCACCCGATCAGTGGCTGGTGAGCGTACAGGATCCGTACATCGCGCGAGCCATCGCGGCCATGCACAGCAACCCAGGCGAGCGCTGGACCGTCGCGAGCCTCGCAGGCATCGCGCGCACGTCACGTTCCGTGTTCGCCGAGCGATTCCGGATGCTTGTCGGCGACTCTCCCGCACGCTATCTGGCGAGCCTGCGCATGGAGCGCGGTAAAGAGCTTCTGTCCCGCGACCACGTGAGCGTGGCCGAGGCCGCGCTGCGGCTCGGTTACGGTTCTGAGGCCGCGTTCAGCCGCGCGTTCCGGCGGCACAGCGGTGCGAGCCCGGCCGCGTGGCGCAGGCAATCAGCTGCACAGCTCGCGCTGCAGCCCGCATCGTAAGGCCGGCACCGCCCCTCATCCACGCTGGCGCGAGAAGCCGAGCACGACTCCGCCGAGCACGGCGGCGATTCCACCGATGATGAATGTATCGGTCACTCCTGCGCCGTCGACGAGCAACCCTCCGATCGCCGCGCCGAGCGTGATGGCCAGCTGAAATCCAGAAACAACGAGGCCGCCGGCCGCCTCCATCCGGTCGGGTTCTACCCGCGCAGCCCAGGTTTGCATCGTCGTGGGTATGCCGCCGAACGCGAAGCCCCACACGACGGCCGCCGCGAAAGCAATCGGCACGACACTCGGCAGGAGCGCGAAGGTGATGACCGCTGCACCGAGCAGGAGCGGCAACCCGACGAGAGCGAGGCGCAGCCAGCGGTCTGCCACAATGCCGGCGGCGATGTTGCCGAAGAATCCACCGACTCCGAACACCGCAAGCAGTAGGGCAAGCCCTCCGGCGTTCAGTCCCGGGATCTCGCCTGCACCCAATCGGATGTACGTGAAACTGTTGAAGTGCCCTCCGACCAGCAAGACGATTCCGACCAAGCCCATGATCATCACTGGGGAAGAAAGTGTGTCGAGGAGTGTGCGCGGCCCGGACACTTCGGCTGGCGCGATCCGCGGTAACGAAACGACCTGAGC
The Rathayibacter sp. SW19 DNA segment above includes these coding regions:
- a CDS encoding AraC family transcriptional regulator, whose protein sequence is MSVVAATYQTHADPLSARPPAVPGTVDDLERFLARLEWTLLDFRRAELAASRTIIIAGNGVRFHYVVSGTVEVTGAGEPIVLAGGDFLLLPRVGTYQVRACGAAVIASGGLGLVSTAAHPLIAALPEVLVACGLFLREPHIASLADGLSREFGEVRPGMAVMGSRIATIIASAAVRAWVENGCAPDQWLVSVQDPYIARAIAAMHSNPGERWTVASLAGIARTSRSVFAERFRMLVGDSPARYLASLRMERGKELLSRDHVSVAEAALRLGYGSEAAFSRAFRRHSGASPAAWRRQSAAQLALQPAS